A DNA window from Porites lutea chromosome 6, jaPorLute2.1, whole genome shotgun sequence contains the following coding sequences:
- the LOC140941145 gene encoding uncharacterized protein — MASLSSFSLSSIDSGSGSVYDTSEEKTNGTRLARLLVDGGTHVLRKFLDAVYPEPRLLAKELKKNSVKFQNLKSKRVISDHQWETLFPTSGLPDSKEFDITLLHLLIREVCYLPEPLTGWHKMPADDDQSLEANIARIKCFRNELCHSVSTSIPNEEFEDKWNTIASSLEAIKIGVYRKKIQALKNDSIDHKTRKRVEEEVEKWQQFQELEDIKPISQLDSYFPDILPHERMFGRSQELQEVVKCIEGGTVSVVLITGGPGFGKTTLAKAVAHELARSENMRKALFCRLLSKKTFNEVAIEMIHVCGKSYAQPPEYPDQWLKDWSRQIPVQVTFVLDNADDILETEQRSSFLDILQEMTQLSEKKLTFVITSREQFKVRDLLFKEVVLSSLSTDNAKEVLISRVSDKEIGENLSKTEEIVQLCGRVPLALCIVGSLLSDYTEERLVNDLEKEPMKLLDDGNESIERVIKTSFDLLSKDKQDSLVLMSIFPGSFDSDAAVAVISRACSESGTLPVYVLRCLKNSSLVEQLSPRRYQLHPLIRAFGKKIGQAIDPQILVGVEKLACAHFICILAQNAKIFWSKDQCKKAVDLFSKDGHNFEHFLQVYAKAAEIRDEETLDNCKEFQHDFLQNCMYLEKCLSPSSYTDFLEALLSCTDPKIEPVRVAELLCLRGQEKRKVGDKENDYQVDMKDAYNLYSENSGKFETNTMSTVFLLNSYADSVSKRGDPANNAKVEEINGNALELSESLEKGHPERAEALLLAGRFAKRRREWPEAERRLQKALELFQNILGTHLSTVHALKEMADFYFSDPTDNDLETALAYYKRALEMMKQLGMEDNKAIIMILKNYGVLLKEKGNCQEGTKCLERGYFVADRELKPDHMWKVMIKTHLALLHEKNGKEEDAIASMQEALEMCNRLKKPIKHLGIKHSNDVISFVKRHKKDFPKSKFPF; from the coding sequence ATGGCAAGtttatcttcattttcattgtcgtcgaTAGACTCTGGCTCGGGATCTGTATACGACACCTCGGAAGAAAAAACCAACGGCACTAGGTTGGCAAGATTACTTGTCGATGGGGGAACTCACGTTTTAAGAAAGTTTTTAGATGCTGTTTACCCAGAGCCGAGATTACTCGCTAAAGAGTTGAAGAAGAACTCGGTAAAGTTTCAAAATCTCAAATCAAAACGCGTGATATCTGACCATCAATGGGAAACGTTATTTCCGACTTCGGGTCTACCGGACTCAAAGGAGTTTGATATAACACTTTTGCATTTGTTGATTAGAGAAGTCTGTTATCTACCTGAGCCACTAACAGGCTGGCATAAAATGCCTGCTGATGATGACCAAAGCTTGGAGGCAAACATCGCCAGAATCAAATGCTTCCGAAATGAGCTATGTCATAGTGTTTCGACCAGCATCCCTAATGAGGAGTTCGAAGACAAATGGAATACAATAGCGTCTTCTTTAGAGGCAATTAAAATTGGCGTCTACCGAAAGAAAATTCAGGCTCTCAAGAATGATTCGATTGACCATAAAACCCGCAAAAGGGTGGAGGAAGAAGTCGAGAAGTGGCAACAATTTCAAGAGCTAGAAGATATTAAGCCAATTTCTCAACTTGACAGCTATTTTCCCGATATTCTGCCACACGAGCGCATGTTTGGTCGTTCACAAGAGTTACAGGAGGTCGTAAAATGCATTGAAGGTGGAACAGTTTCTGTAGTGCTGATAACCGGGGGTCCAGGATTTGGTAAAACAACTTTGGCCAAAGCAGTTGCTCATGAGCTTGCAAGATCCGAGAATATGAGAAAAGCATTATTTTGCCGTTTACTTTCAAAGAAAACGTTCAATGAAGTGGCCATTGAGATGATTCATGTATGTGGAAAGAGCTATGCACAGCCTCCCGAATATCCGGACCAGTGGCTTAAGGACTGGAGCAGACAGATTCCAGTGCAAGTCACTTTTGTTCTCGATAATGCAGATGACATCCTGGAAACAGAACAAAGATCTTCCTTCTTAGACATCTTGCAAGAGATGACGCAATTATCGGAGAAAAAGCTGACATTTGTGATCACTTCTAGAGAACAGTTCAAAGTACGAGATCTGCTGTTTAAGGAGGTCGTGTTATCCTCGTTATCGACGGATAACGCGAAGGAAGTCCTTATCTCTCGCGTAAGCGATAAAGAAATTGGCGAGAATCTTTCCAAAACAGAGGAAATAGTGCAGCTGTGTGGCCGTGTTCCTTTGGCTCTTTGTATTGTCGGTTCACTTCTTTCAGACTACACTGAGGAGAGGCTTGTTAATGACCTTGAGAAGGAACCTATGAAGCTGCTGGATGATGGAAACGAGTCGATTGAAAGAGTCATCAAAACGTCTTTTGATCTTTTGTCCAAAGATAAACAGGATTCCTTGGTCCTAATGTCAATCTTCCCGGGATCATTTGATAGCGATGCTGCCGTGGCTGTGATATCACGGGCTTGCTCAGAATCTGGGACCCTGCCAGTTTACGTTTTGCGCTGCTTAAAGAACAGCTCTCTTGTTGAACAACTAAGTCCTCGCAGATATCAGCTGCATCCTCTAATTCGCGCCTTTGGAAAGAAGATTGGCCAAGCTATTGATCCACAAATATTGGTTGGGGTAGAGAAACTGGCCTGTGCTCACTTCATTTGTATCCTTGCTCAGAACGCAAAGATATTCTGGAGCAAGGACCAATGCAAAAAAGCTGTTGACTTGTTCAGTAAGGACGGACATAATTTTGAGCACTTCCTCCAAGTGTACGCCAAAGCAGCGGAAATCCGCGATGAAGAGACCCTTGACAACTGCAAAGAGTTCCAACACGATTTTCTCCAGAATTGCATGTATTTGGAGAAGTGTCTTTCACCCTCCTCTTATACTGACTTTTTGGAAGCGTTGTTGTCCTGTACTGACCCAAAAATTGAACCAGTGCGTGTTGCAGAACTCTTATGTCTTCGAGgacaagagaaaagaaaagtaggagACAAGGAAAATGACTACCAGGTCGACATGAAAGACGCATATAACCTGTACTCTGAGAACAGTGGTAAATTCGAGACAAACACGATGTCGACAGTCTTCTTGCTTAATAGTTATGCAGACTCTGTTTCCAAAAGAGGAGACCCTGCTAACAATGCAAAAGTGGAAGAGATCAATGGAAATGCTCTGGAGCTCAGCGAATCTCTGGAGAAGGGTCACCCAGAAAGGGCAGAAGCTCTTTTACTTGCTGGTCGATTTGCAAAGCGAAGACGTGAGTGGCCTGAGGCAGAAAGGAGGTTACAAAAGGCACTGGAGCTATTTCAGAATATCCTCGGGACACATTTGAGTACAGTTCACGCCTTGAAGGAAATGGCGGACTTTTATTTCTCTGACCCGACTGACAACGATTTGGAAACAGCTCTCGCGTATTACAAAAGGGCGCTTGAGATGATGAAACAGTTAGGAATGGAAGACAACAAAGCGATCATCATGATTTTGAAGAACTATGGAGTtcttttaaaagagaaaggaaactGCCAGGAAGGAACAAAATGCCTCGAACGAGGTTATTTTGTAGCTGACAGAGAGTTAAAACCTGATCACATGTGGAAAGTTATGATCAAGACACACCTAGCCTTGCTGCATGAGAAGAACGGAAAGGAAGAAGATGCCATAGCATCAATGCAAGAAGCCCTTGAAATGTGTAACAGACTTAAAAAGCCGATTAAGCACCTGGGAATTAAGcatagcaatgacgtcatttccttTGTAAAACGTcataaaaaagattttcctAAAAGCAAATTCCCGTTCTAA
- the LOC140940872 gene encoding uncharacterized protein, whose amino-acid sequence MSDKTATHPKYIDMIVSAIKALGDKSGSSRQAINKYIVQEYKLPENNHHSAMLKQALKRGSGPNGPLVHNKGKGAAGSFKVKPAPAKPAKTVAKKAPAKKSASKKGPAKKKAPAAKGKAKPAKPAAPAAPPKETTAPVEAPAAKKTAKPSKAKVTKKSGKKSKAASPKKPKVMKAKKSAKKAASKK is encoded by the coding sequence atGTCTGACAAGACTGCCACGCACCCTAAATACATTGATATGATCGTAAGTGCGATAAAAGCACTGGGCGATAAAAGCGGCTCATCTCGACAGGCCATCAACAAGTACATTGTACAGGAGTACAAACTCCCGGAGAACAATCACCATAGTGCTATGTTAAAACAGGCGCTCAAGCGGGGATCTGGACCGAACGGTCCGCTTGTTCACAACAAGGGAAAAGGTGCAGCCGGTTCTTTCAAGGTTAAACCAGCTCCAGCGAAGCCTGCTAAAACGGTTGCCAAGAAAGCACCGGCGAAGAAAAGCGCGTCCAAGAAAGGACCTGCCAAGAAGAAGGCCCCTGCTGCTAAAGGAAAAGCAAAGCCCGCGAAACCTGCTGCCCCGGCTGCACCGCCCAAGGAAACAACAGCGCCAGTGGAAGCTCCGGCGGCTAAAAAAACCGCCAAACCAAGTAAAGCTAAAGTCACTAAGAAGAGTGGAAAGAAGTCCAAAGCTGCGTCCCCGAAGAAGCCCAAAGTCATGAAAGCGAAGAAATCGGCAAAGAAAGCCGCTTCTAAAAAGTAA
- the LOC140940133 gene encoding centrosomal protein of 131 kDa-like isoform X2, with amino-acid sequence MSQAKARAKPKLATTFQRHNNAANANQVALPDRPSATSQNTLEPDEVEEWWQALSDPAPVPPLFLQSPTESSREHNWWTGAHNTSNQADKNFLQDDVDNLQTVTNNLDHNITDFDMVEGNSRIKPNRSISKRDDIPKLFLDELIEDESESKRRKAAVNIQRWYRGWKTRKQLNGQNAIKQLLSQKKSEKETQLFSEKTEEEHREQKEEEKRKRREERARLARQAAIEELQKKRDEKRQETQRKAEEELTFLQASGKVSKKKSMNKPRPKVKKISGAGATSSTIKNNEPVNSNETASRPGTASSVGRKVDELFQESRESQVSSSAPSDNQAPLFSDRTDETDKTITSSQAGVESKTTFDDLLESLKQLEEEPAGLIPVEESAEHKFGGWKQDYENSDQPYLSYASLDQLNKAKLESQGQSGAALSAEKLRSILTFLDEVEKAEDDAVSDITQARDGAISRGLPSSSTSASVAVDREKEEAALESAAAAATDVTTAMLAVKIELEEKKRTNDLLQRALNQQREFTLRQAKEMEKDAKQRFAIQRQEYEAAIQRHLSFIDQLIDDKKVLSQRCEEVVNKLKITDKKYGDKIKQMEENHQVEIKKQKEVILAAEKLRREKWINEKTQQIKEVTVKGLEPDIQKLIAKHKAEVKKLKSTHQAELLEADERAGRRYIQQIEELRDQLEREKESACSRERELSQQRYEKQLEQEEQAYQQQRRRLYAEVQEEKERVALQAQKQRQELDEAREALEESHKKSILEMQTNHQREISNLERKHELEVNELKERLDIEKQGWIENYMKKQDAVLMAKERELKEAVREGRDREIEMVITRLEEETSLAREECERAAENRIKRVRDKYESELKELEESERKMQEKYNSMKARLSEVDGENARLKSLLKQKDGEMEDIDKVTKRLQEERGKVADIIRQEFADRLVTTDEDNKRLKTELSEMKARHRLEIERVTREKEQEMEEVHKRVKQAIAKKEETMKTLREQHQAAMKRAEHLEFLLQEQRKKLLS; translated from the exons ATGTCCCAAGCTAAAGCTCGTGCTAAACCTAAACTGGCCACTACTTTTCAG CGCCATAATAATGCTGCTAATGCCAACCAAGTTGCCTTGCCAGACAGGCCATCAGCTACATCACAGAACACGTTAGAACCAGATGAGGTAGAAGAGTGGTGGCAGGCTCTTAGTGACCCTGCTCCAGTCCCTCCTTTATTTTTACAGTCCCCTACTGAATCAAGCCGGGAGCATAACTGGTGGACTGGTGCACACAATACTAGCAACCAAGCTGATAAAAACTTTCTGCAAGATGATGTTGATAACTTACAGACTGTCACTAATAATCTAGACCACAATATTACTGATTTTGACATGGTTGAAGGGAACTCTCGAATCAAGCCCAACAGGTCAATATCAAAAAGGGACGATATTCCTAAATTGTTTCTTGATGAACTCATTGAGGATGAGAGTGAGAGCAAGAGAAGAAAGGCAGCTGTGAACATTCAGAGGTGGTATCGTGGAtggaaaacaaggaaacaactTAATGGACAGAATGCCATCAAACAGCTGTTAAGTCAGAAGAAATCAGAAAAGGAGACCCAGCTCTTCAGTGAAAAGACTGAG GAAGAACACAGAgagcaaaaagaagaagaaaagagaaaaaggagagaagagaGAGCAAGGTTGGCAAGACAGGCAGCGATAGAAGAGCTTCAGAAAAAGAGAGATGAAAAAAGGCAGGAGACTCAGAGAAAAGCTGAGGAAGAACTG ACTTTCCTCCAAGCCAGTGGAAAAGTAAGCAAAAAGAAATCCATGAACAAGCCAAGAcctaaagtaaagaaaattagTGGTGCTGGTGCAACTAGCAGTACCATAAAAAACAATGAACCAgtaaattcaaatgaaacagcATCCAGGCCTGGCACTGCAAGTAGTGTTGGAAGGAAAGTTGATGAACTATTCCAG GAATCTAGAGAATCACAAGTTAGTAGTTCAGCTCCATCTGATAACCAAGCACCTCTGTTCTCTGATCGTACAGACGAAACAGATAAAacaataacaag CTCACAGGCAGGTGTTGAGAGTAAGACAACCTTTGATGATCTTCTTGAGTCACTAAAGCAGTTGGAGGAGGAACCAGCAGGTTTAATCCCTGTTGAGGAAAGCGCTGAGCATAAGTTTGGTGGATGGA AGCAAGACTATGAAAACAGTGACCAG CCTTATCTCTCTTATGCTTCTTTGGATCAGTTAAACAAAGCCAAATTGGAAAG CCAAGGCCAATCAGGAGCTGCATTGTCTGCTGAAAAACTAAG gaGTATCTTGACGTTCTTGGATGAAGTAGAAAAAGCTGAGGATGATGCTGTCAGCGACATCACTCAG GCTCGAGATGGTGCAATTTCTCGCGGATTACCATCATCAAGCACTTCAGCTTCTGTGGCAGTAGATAGAGA AAAGGAAGAGGCCGCCCTCGAGTCTGCTGCTGCAGCGGCTACTGACGTCACGACAGCCATGCTTGCAGTAAAGATAGAGTTAGAAGAAAAGAAACGAACCAATGACTTGCTTCAAAGGGCTCTG AACCAGCAGCGGGAATTCACGCTTCGGCAGGCAAAGGAGATGGAGAAAGATGCGAAACAGAGATTTGCTATTCAACGACAAGAATACGAAGCTGCAATTCAGAGGCACTTGTCGTTCATTGATCAGCTTATCGATGACAAAAAAGTTCTTTCGCAACGGTGCGAAGAAGTGGTGAATAAGCTTAAAATTACCGACAAGAAGTACggcgacaaaatcaaacaaatggAAGAAAA TCACCAAGTTGAAATCAAGAAgcaaaaagaagttattttggcGGCCGAAAAACTAAGGCGGGAGAAATGGATTAACGAAAAGACTCAGCAAATCAAG GAGGTTACCGTGAAAGGACTGGAACCAGATATCCAGAAGCTCATTGCAAAGCATAAAGCGGAAGTCAAAAAGCTCAAATCCACCCATCAG GCGGAGTTACTTGAAGCTGATGAGCGTGCAGGCAGAAGGTACATCCAACAGATAGAGGAACTTAGAGATCAGTTGGAAAGAGAAAAGGAGTCTGCTTGTTCCCGGGAGAGGGAACTCTCCCAACAAAG ATATGAAAAGCAGCTGGAGCAAGAGGAACAGGCATACCAACAACAGCGGCGGCGTCTGTACGCAGAAGTACAGGAGGAGAAGGAAAGAGTAGCTTTGCAAGCTCAAAAACAGCGCCAGGAACTAGACGAGGCGCGCGAGGCTTTAGAG GAATCTCATAAAAAGTCTATTTTGGAGATGCAGACAAACCATCAAAGAGAAATTTCTAATCTGGAAAGAAAACACGAG TTGGAGGTAAACGAGCTGAAGGAGAGACTGGACATCGAAAAGCAGGGCTGGATCGAGAACTACATGAAAAAGCAG GACGCCGTACTTATGGCTAAAGAGCGCGAGTTGAAAGAGGCGGTGAGAGAAGGTCGTGATAGG GAAATTGAAATGGTTATAACGAGACTTGAGGAAGAAACTTCGCTGGCGAGAGAGGAATGCGAACGAGCTGCAGAGAACAGAATCAA GCGCGTGAGGGATAAGTACGAATCCGAACTTAAGGAGCTGGAGGAATCTGAGCGGAAGATGCAGGAAAAATACAACAGCATGAAG GCTCGTTTATCCGAGGTAGATGGAGAAAATGCGCGCTTAAAAAGTTTGTTGAAGCAGAAAGATGGCGAAATGGAAGACATCGACAAAGTGACAAAACGGCTGCaagaagaaagaggaaaagTTGCTGATATAATTCGGCAGGAATTTGCTGACAG GCTTGTGACAACCGATGAAGACAACAAACGGCTCAAAACAGAATTAAGTGAAATGAAAGCTCGCCACCGACTGGAAATAGAACGAGTAACCCGAGAAAAGGAACAAGAAATGGAGGAAGTACATAAAAG AGTGAAGCAAGCCATAGCTAAGAAAGAAGAAACAATGAAAACGTTACGAGAACAGCATCAG GCGGCCATGAAACGAGCAGAGCATTTGGAATTTTTACTACAAGAACAACGAAAGAAATTGCTGTCCTGA
- the LOC140940133 gene encoding centrosomal protein of 131 kDa-like isoform X1 gives MSARNKKFELERGALNSSSTGNLTSKKLNSSKASRPSSADFTKYSARSNASLDSEASDFLSVTGKGKIPKTSGQHKRSGSAGFVRSQVNEVYVSASDSDSARTSGSSGARRKVPKKPTATRLSEDHIPLIMSQAKARAKPKLATTFQRHNNAANANQVALPDRPSATSQNTLEPDEVEEWWQALSDPAPVPPLFLQSPTESSREHNWWTGAHNTSNQADKNFLQDDVDNLQTVTNNLDHNITDFDMVEGNSRIKPNRSISKRDDIPKLFLDELIEDESESKRRKAAVNIQRWYRGWKTRKQLNGQNAIKQLLSQKKSEKETQLFSEKTEEEHREQKEEEKRKRREERARLARQAAIEELQKKRDEKRQETQRKAEEELTFLQASGKVSKKKSMNKPRPKVKKISGAGATSSTIKNNEPVNSNETASRPGTASSVGRKVDELFQESRESQVSSSAPSDNQAPLFSDRTDETDKTITSSQAGVESKTTFDDLLESLKQLEEEPAGLIPVEESAEHKFGGWKQDYENSDQPYLSYASLDQLNKAKLESQGQSGAALSAEKLRSILTFLDEVEKAEDDAVSDITQARDGAISRGLPSSSTSASVAVDREKEEAALESAAAAATDVTTAMLAVKIELEEKKRTNDLLQRALNQQREFTLRQAKEMEKDAKQRFAIQRQEYEAAIQRHLSFIDQLIDDKKVLSQRCEEVVNKLKITDKKYGDKIKQMEENHQVEIKKQKEVILAAEKLRREKWINEKTQQIKEVTVKGLEPDIQKLIAKHKAEVKKLKSTHQAELLEADERAGRRYIQQIEELRDQLEREKESACSRERELSQQRYEKQLEQEEQAYQQQRRRLYAEVQEEKERVALQAQKQRQELDEAREALEESHKKSILEMQTNHQREISNLERKHELEVNELKERLDIEKQGWIENYMKKQDAVLMAKERELKEAVREGRDREIEMVITRLEEETSLAREECERAAENRIKRVRDKYESELKELEESERKMQEKYNSMKARLSEVDGENARLKSLLKQKDGEMEDIDKVTKRLQEERGKVADIIRQEFADRLVTTDEDNKRLKTELSEMKARHRLEIERVTREKEQEMEEVHKRVKQAIAKKEETMKTLREQHQAAMKRAEHLEFLLQEQRKKLLS, from the exons ATGTCTGCAAGAAATAAGAAATTTGAACTTGAACGAGGGGCGCTCAATTCTAGCTCCACTGGGAATCTCACATCAAAGAAACTGAACTCTTCAAAGGCCAGCCGACCGAGCTCTGCAGACTTCACCAAATATTCAGCGCGATCAAATGCAAGTTTG GATTCGGAAGCAAGTGACTTTTTGTCTGTGACAGGGAAAGGCAAAATTCCTAAAACATCTGGACAGCATAAAAGAA GTGGAAGCGCAGGCTTTGTTAGGTCACAGGTCAATGAAGTTTATGTATCTGCTAGCGACAGTGACAGTGCACGGACAAGTGGTAGCTCAGGAGCCAGGAGAAAAGTTCCAAAAAAACCAACAGCAACAAG GTTGTCTGAGGATCATATTCCTCTCATTATGTCCCAAGCTAAAGCTCGTGCTAAACCTAAACTGGCCACTACTTTTCAG CGCCATAATAATGCTGCTAATGCCAACCAAGTTGCCTTGCCAGACAGGCCATCAGCTACATCACAGAACACGTTAGAACCAGATGAGGTAGAAGAGTGGTGGCAGGCTCTTAGTGACCCTGCTCCAGTCCCTCCTTTATTTTTACAGTCCCCTACTGAATCAAGCCGGGAGCATAACTGGTGGACTGGTGCACACAATACTAGCAACCAAGCTGATAAAAACTTTCTGCAAGATGATGTTGATAACTTACAGACTGTCACTAATAATCTAGACCACAATATTACTGATTTTGACATGGTTGAAGGGAACTCTCGAATCAAGCCCAACAGGTCAATATCAAAAAGGGACGATATTCCTAAATTGTTTCTTGATGAACTCATTGAGGATGAGAGTGAGAGCAAGAGAAGAAAGGCAGCTGTGAACATTCAGAGGTGGTATCGTGGAtggaaaacaaggaaacaactTAATGGACAGAATGCCATCAAACAGCTGTTAAGTCAGAAGAAATCAGAAAAGGAGACCCAGCTCTTCAGTGAAAAGACTGAG GAAGAACACAGAgagcaaaaagaagaagaaaagagaaaaaggagagaagagaGAGCAAGGTTGGCAAGACAGGCAGCGATAGAAGAGCTTCAGAAAAAGAGAGATGAAAAAAGGCAGGAGACTCAGAGAAAAGCTGAGGAAGAACTG ACTTTCCTCCAAGCCAGTGGAAAAGTAAGCAAAAAGAAATCCATGAACAAGCCAAGAcctaaagtaaagaaaattagTGGTGCTGGTGCAACTAGCAGTACCATAAAAAACAATGAACCAgtaaattcaaatgaaacagcATCCAGGCCTGGCACTGCAAGTAGTGTTGGAAGGAAAGTTGATGAACTATTCCAG GAATCTAGAGAATCACAAGTTAGTAGTTCAGCTCCATCTGATAACCAAGCACCTCTGTTCTCTGATCGTACAGACGAAACAGATAAAacaataacaag CTCACAGGCAGGTGTTGAGAGTAAGACAACCTTTGATGATCTTCTTGAGTCACTAAAGCAGTTGGAGGAGGAACCAGCAGGTTTAATCCCTGTTGAGGAAAGCGCTGAGCATAAGTTTGGTGGATGGA AGCAAGACTATGAAAACAGTGACCAG CCTTATCTCTCTTATGCTTCTTTGGATCAGTTAAACAAAGCCAAATTGGAAAG CCAAGGCCAATCAGGAGCTGCATTGTCTGCTGAAAAACTAAG gaGTATCTTGACGTTCTTGGATGAAGTAGAAAAAGCTGAGGATGATGCTGTCAGCGACATCACTCAG GCTCGAGATGGTGCAATTTCTCGCGGATTACCATCATCAAGCACTTCAGCTTCTGTGGCAGTAGATAGAGA AAAGGAAGAGGCCGCCCTCGAGTCTGCTGCTGCAGCGGCTACTGACGTCACGACAGCCATGCTTGCAGTAAAGATAGAGTTAGAAGAAAAGAAACGAACCAATGACTTGCTTCAAAGGGCTCTG AACCAGCAGCGGGAATTCACGCTTCGGCAGGCAAAGGAGATGGAGAAAGATGCGAAACAGAGATTTGCTATTCAACGACAAGAATACGAAGCTGCAATTCAGAGGCACTTGTCGTTCATTGATCAGCTTATCGATGACAAAAAAGTTCTTTCGCAACGGTGCGAAGAAGTGGTGAATAAGCTTAAAATTACCGACAAGAAGTACggcgacaaaatcaaacaaatggAAGAAAA TCACCAAGTTGAAATCAAGAAgcaaaaagaagttattttggcGGCCGAAAAACTAAGGCGGGAGAAATGGATTAACGAAAAGACTCAGCAAATCAAG GAGGTTACCGTGAAAGGACTGGAACCAGATATCCAGAAGCTCATTGCAAAGCATAAAGCGGAAGTCAAAAAGCTCAAATCCACCCATCAG GCGGAGTTACTTGAAGCTGATGAGCGTGCAGGCAGAAGGTACATCCAACAGATAGAGGAACTTAGAGATCAGTTGGAAAGAGAAAAGGAGTCTGCTTGTTCCCGGGAGAGGGAACTCTCCCAACAAAG ATATGAAAAGCAGCTGGAGCAAGAGGAACAGGCATACCAACAACAGCGGCGGCGTCTGTACGCAGAAGTACAGGAGGAGAAGGAAAGAGTAGCTTTGCAAGCTCAAAAACAGCGCCAGGAACTAGACGAGGCGCGCGAGGCTTTAGAG GAATCTCATAAAAAGTCTATTTTGGAGATGCAGACAAACCATCAAAGAGAAATTTCTAATCTGGAAAGAAAACACGAG TTGGAGGTAAACGAGCTGAAGGAGAGACTGGACATCGAAAAGCAGGGCTGGATCGAGAACTACATGAAAAAGCAG GACGCCGTACTTATGGCTAAAGAGCGCGAGTTGAAAGAGGCGGTGAGAGAAGGTCGTGATAGG GAAATTGAAATGGTTATAACGAGACTTGAGGAAGAAACTTCGCTGGCGAGAGAGGAATGCGAACGAGCTGCAGAGAACAGAATCAA GCGCGTGAGGGATAAGTACGAATCCGAACTTAAGGAGCTGGAGGAATCTGAGCGGAAGATGCAGGAAAAATACAACAGCATGAAG GCTCGTTTATCCGAGGTAGATGGAGAAAATGCGCGCTTAAAAAGTTTGTTGAAGCAGAAAGATGGCGAAATGGAAGACATCGACAAAGTGACAAAACGGCTGCaagaagaaagaggaaaagTTGCTGATATAATTCGGCAGGAATTTGCTGACAG GCTTGTGACAACCGATGAAGACAACAAACGGCTCAAAACAGAATTAAGTGAAATGAAAGCTCGCCACCGACTGGAAATAGAACGAGTAACCCGAGAAAAGGAACAAGAAATGGAGGAAGTACATAAAAG AGTGAAGCAAGCCATAGCTAAGAAAGAAGAAACAATGAAAACGTTACGAGAACAGCATCAG GCGGCCATGAAACGAGCAGAGCATTTGGAATTTTTACTACAAGAACAACGAAAGAAATTGCTGTCCTGA